The Labeo rohita strain BAU-BD-2019 chromosome 19, IGBB_LRoh.1.0, whole genome shotgun sequence genome window below encodes:
- the LOC127181737 gene encoding endonuclease domain-containing 1 protein, giving the protein MHLFVVSVLLVLGFPLIVSEVVDSFGTCSEFFFNEQPPVIPGVLRNSVSQDNSCYKLICQKHKNAYRFATLYNTANKIPVFSAYKYTGNSAERVIPWMIEPQLEPLNTEMCEEPCINQTNTGDYRNTQNLTPGCLFPNSHAADEITAESTFTLTNAVPQCASFKNHSWRLVEENFRSIMHSHCRDKNNRENILAYVLTGAVPSPDKFLNDRVNIPSSMWTVFCCFDTKSETWLSQGHWAENKERNIANINAKPLETLQTFLQKQYGAGTKLFNDKCFSFFNATNRPIEDKKQEPLWSLFKKTPASP; this is encoded by the exons ATGCATCTGTTTGTCGTCTCTGTGCTGCTGGTGTTGGGTTTTCCACTCATCGTGAGTGAAGTCGTAGATTCATTCGGCACATGCAGCGAGTTTTTTTTCAACGAACAGCCTCCAGTGATTCCTGGCGTTCTGCGTAATTCAGTCTCACAGGATAACAGTTGCTACAAACTAATCTGTCAGAAGCATAAAAATGCTTACAGATTTGCAACTCTCTATAACACAGCAAATAAGATCCCTGTTTTCTCAGCCTACAAGTATACTGGAAATTCTGCAGAGAGAGTTATTCCATGGATGATCGAGCCACAG CTTGAACctttaaatactgaaatgtgTGAAGAACCGTGTATCAATCAGACTAACACAGGAGACTACCGGAACACGCAGAACCTAACTCCAGGTTGCTTATTTCCCAACAGTCATGCAGCTGATGAAATCACTGCTGAATCTACATTCACACTGACCAATGCTGTGCCACAGTGTGCCAGCTTTAAAAATCATAGTTGGAGACTTGTGGAGGAAAATTTTAGAAGTATCATGCACTCTCACTGCCGTGACAAAAACAACCGTGAAAATATATTGGCGTATGTGCTGACAGGAGCTGTGCCGAGCCCAGACAAATTCTTGAATGACAGAGTTAACATTCCCTCAAGTATGTGGACAGTGTTTTGCTGCTTTGACACTAAAAGTGAAACATGGCTATCCCAGGGCCACTGGGCTGAAAACAAAGAGCGCAACATTGCAAACATCAATGCAAAACCCCTGgaaacattacaaacatttttgcaGAAACAATATGGTGCAGGAACCAAACTGTTCAACGACAAATGCTTCTCTTTTTTCAATGCGACAAATCGACCTATTGAAGACAAGAAGCAAGAACCACTGTGgtccttatttaaaaaaactccAGCGTCACCTTAG